The Flavipsychrobacter sp. genome contains the following window.
TTTTCTTAAAGAGAATGAACGTAACGGCGCTTATGAGATAACTGCCAAGTCGGAACAGTCTATTCGCAAAAGATCTCTGGATGAAATTTTTGGCAAACTAAAGAAAGCCAAAAAAGGCAACCACAATACGTTCAAAACAGGTAAGGGGGATGAGTTAAATCCCGAAACAAGACCTTTTGAGTTTGGTGATGCCTTAGATGCCATTGATTATTCTAGCAGCTTGAAGAATGCATTGATCAATAGAGGTATTGATAGATTAGAAATGCATCAGGATGATTTTGAGATCCACGAAACGGACTTTAAGGCTCAGACGTCGACGGTATTAATGATAGATATTTCTCACTCTATGATATTATATGGTGAGGATAGAATTACTCCCGCTAAAAAAGTAGCCATGGCACTTAGTGAGTTAATCTCGACAAGATACCCAAAGGATACGTTGGATATAATTGTGTTTGGTAATGATGCTTGGCAAATAGAAATGAAAGATCTGCCTTATTTACAAGTTGGCCCTTACCATACTAACACTGTTGCAGGTTTAGAGTTGGCTATGGATATCTTGAGGCGTAGAAAAAATCCTAATAAGCAGATATTCATGATCACAGATGGGAAACCTACTTGCTTAAAAGTAAATGGGAAGTATTATAAAAACAGCTTTGGTATAGATAGTAAAATATTAAATCGCACATTGAACCTTGCAGGTCAGTTGAGGAAACTAAAAATACCTGTAATTACCTTCATGATAGCACAAGACCCTTATTTGCAATCTTTTGTACGCAATTTCACAGAAGTAAATAATGGCAAAGCCTTTTACTCTTCTTTAGACGGGCTAGGGGATTTTGTGTTTGAAGATTATGAACGTAACAAACGTAAACACTTGAGGTGATTTACTGCACAAGGGTTCCTATTTTTTTACCGCTTACTACGTTTAGGAGGTTGCCACTTTTATTCATATCAAATACAATGATTGGCAGTTGGTTTTCTTGACAAAGTGTAAAGGCTGTCATATCCATTACTTTAAGCCCTTTACTAATAACTTCATCAAATGACACGGTATTGAATTTTTTTGCTGTAGGGTCTTTTTCAGGGTCAGCAGTATAAATACCATCTACACGAGTGCCTTTTAAAATAACATCAGCATTAATTTCTATCGCTCTTAGCGAACCTGCTGTATCTGTAGTAAAATAAGGATTACCCGTACCTGCACCAAATATAACAACACGACCTTTCTCCAAGTGGCGCATTGCGCGTCTGCGTATATATGGTTCTGCTACTTGTTCCATTTTTATGGCACTTTGTAGTCTTGTTTTAACGCCTGCTTTTTCTAAAGATGCTTGCAAAGCCATACCGTTGATAACAGTGGCTAGCATGCCCATATAGTCGCCTTGAGCACGTTCAATACCTGTTTCCTGTTCATTCATTCCGCGGTAGATATTACCACCACCTATTACTACAGCTACTTCTACACCTATGTCGGTTATTTCTTTAATGTCTTTAGCATATTGCTCAAGCATATGGGAGTCGATACCGTAGTTGCG
Protein-coding sequences here:
- the pyrH gene encoding UMP kinase, yielding MLPKYKRVLLKLSGESLMGERNYGIDSHMLEQYAKDIKEITDIGVEVAVVIGGGNIYRGMNEQETGIERAQGDYMGMLATVINGMALQASLEKAGVKTRLQSAIKMEQVAEPYIRRRAMRHLEKGRVVIFGAGTGNPYFTTDTAGSLRAIEINADVILKGTRVDGIYTADPEKDPTAKKFNTVSFDEVISKGLKVMDMTAFTLCQENQLPIIVFDMNKSGNLLNVVSGKKIGTLVQ
- a CDS encoding VWA domain-containing protein; protein product: MKGLLFTKYLPTSNKSPFQRLLDLFMELLQYTSGDATEALDWLTQLDREHRLTDDSYGIGDFIEELKEQGFLKENERNGAYEITAKSEQSIRKRSLDEIFGKLKKAKKGNHNTFKTGKGDELNPETRPFEFGDALDAIDYSSSLKNALINRGIDRLEMHQDDFEIHETDFKAQTSTVLMIDISHSMILYGEDRITPAKKVAMALSELISTRYPKDTLDIIVFGNDAWQIEMKDLPYLQVGPYHTNTVAGLELAMDILRRRKNPNKQIFMITDGKPTCLKVNGKYYKNSFGIDSKILNRTLNLAGQLRKLKIPVITFMIAQDPYLQSFVRNFTEVNNGKAFYSSLDGLGDFVFEDYERNKRKHLR